GTGGTCGTACCAGCCGTGTCCGGTCTTGCGGCCGAGGCGGCCCGACTCCACCAGGCGGCGCTGGGCCAGCGACGGGGTGAACCGCACGTCCTGGAAGAAGGACTGCCACACCGAGTGCGTCACCGCCTCGTTGACGTCCTGGCCGATCAGGTCGGTGAGTTCGAAGGCGCCCATCCGGAAGCCGCCCGACTCGCGCAGGACCGCGTCGATGGTGGCCGGGTCGGCGGCCTGCGCCTCGTAGACGGCGAACGCCTCGGCGTAGAAGGGCCGGGCGATCCGGTTGACGATGAAACCGGGGGTGTCCGCGCAGGCCACCGGGGTCTTGCCCCAGGCGCGGGCGGTCTCGTACGCGCGCGTGGCCGAGGCGACGTCGGTGGCGAACCCCGAGACGACCTCGACCAACGGGAGCAGCGGGGCGGGGTTGAAGAAGTGCAGGCCGAGGAAGCGGCCCGGATGGCGCAGGGCGCCGCCGATCGCCGTCACCGACAGCGAGGAGGTGTTGGTGGCGAGCAGGCAGTCCTCGGCGACGATGTCCTCCAGCTCGCCGAAGAGCTGCTGCTTGACGTCGAGGCGCTCCAGGACGGCCTCCACGACGAGGGCGCAGTCGGCCAGCTCCGACAGGGCCTGCGCGGGCTCCAGGCGGGCGCGGGCCGCGTCCCGGGCGACGGCGTCGAGCCGGCCCTTGTCCACCAGCCGGTCGAGGCGGGCGCCGATCGCCACGGCCGCTTCCCGCGCACGCCCGGGTACGGCGTCGTAGAGCCGCACGGGGTGGCCGGCGACCAGCGCGACCTGGGCGATGCCCTGGCCCATGGTGCCGGTGCCGACGACGGCCACGGGGCTGCTGAGGTCGAGTGCTGTCATGTCCGCGATCCTCCCGCACGGGGTTTTCCACAGATACGGCGGACCCCCTTGAACCGACCGATCGTTCGGTTACTCTAGCCCTGACCGTCCCATCCCGCTGCTCTTTCTGCCAGGTCGTGAACTCGACGAAGAGTTCCCGAGACGAGGAGTTGGTCCCGCATGGCCGCCGAACTGACCGCCCCGGAGCTGATCGCGAAGCACCGGCCCACGCTCGACCAGGCCCTGGAAGCGATCCGCACGCGCGCCTACTGGTCCCCGCACCCCGAGCACCCCAAGGCGTACGGCGAACACGGCAGCCTGGACGCGGCGGCGGGCAAGGCCGCCTTCGACGCCCTGCTGGGCTCGCGCCTGGACCTCGGCCAGCCGGGCACCGACGACTGGGTCGGCGGCGAGGTCTCGCCGTACGGCATCGAGCTGGGCGTCAGCTACCCGCACGCGGACCTGGACGTCCTGCTGCCCGCGATGAAGGCGGGCCAGCGGGCCTGGCGGGACGCCGGCCCCGAGGTGCGGGCCGTGGTCTGCCTGGAGATCCTCAAGCGGATCAGCGACCGGACGCACGAGTTCGCGCACGCCGTCATGCACACCAGCGGGCAGGCCTTCATGATGGCGTTCCAGGCCGGCGGCCCGCACGCCCAGGACCGCGGCCTGGAGGCGGTGGCGTACGCGTACGCGGAGCAGGTCCGCACCCCGGGCACGGCGGAGTGGACCAAGCCGCAGGGCAAGCGCGACCCGCTGGTGCTCACCAAGGAGTTCGTCCCCGTCCCGCGCGGCATCGGCCTGGTCATCGGCTGCAACACCTTCCCGACCTGGAACGGCTTCCCGGGCCTGTTCGCCTCCCTGGCGACCGGCAACGCGGTCCTGGTCAAGCCGCACCCGCGCGCGGTGCTGCCGCTCGCGCTGACCGTGCGGATCGCCCGCGAGGCGCTCGCCGAGGCCGGCTTCGACGCCAACCTGGTGGCACTGGCCGCCGAGCGCCCCGGCGAGGGCATCGCCAAGACCCTCGCGACCCGCCCGGAGATCAGGATCATCGACTACACCGGGTCGACGTCCTTCGGCGACTGGCTGGAGACCAACGCCCGCCAGGCGCAGGTCTACACGGAGAAGGCCGGCGTCAACACGGTGGTCGTGCACTCCACGGACGACTACAAGGGGATGCTGTCCAACCTGGCGTTCTCGCTGTCCCTGTACAGCGGCCAGATGTGCACCACCCCGCAGAACCTGCTGATCCCGCGGGACGGCATCCACACCGACCAGGGCCCGAAGACCTTCGACGAGGTCACCGCCGACCTCGCCCGCGCGGTCGACGGCCTCCTCGGCGACGACGCGCGGGCCAACGGGCTGCTGGGCGCGATCGTCAACCCCGACGTCAAGGCCCGTCTGGAGGCCGCCGCCGGCCTCGGCGAGGTCGCCCTCGCGTCCCGGGAGATCACCAACCCGGAGTTCCCGGACGCGGTGGTGCGCACCCCGGTGATCGTCAAGCTGGACGGCGCCAAGCCCGACGCCGAGGCCGCCTACATGAGCGAGTGCTTCGGCCCCGTCTCCTTCGCCGTCGCGGTGGACTCGGCGGCCGACGCGGTGGAGCTGCTGCGGCGCACGGTGCGCGAGAAGGGCGCGATGACGGTCGGCGCGTACACCACCGACGCCGAGGTCGAGCGGGCCGTCCAGGAGGTGTGCCTGGAGGAGGCGGCCCAACTGTCCTTCAACCTCACCGGCGGGGTGTTCGTGAACCAGACCGCGGCCTTCTCCGACTTCCACGGCTCGGGCGGCAACCCGGCGGCGAACGCGGCCCTGTGCGACGGCGCCTTCGTGGCGAACCGCTTCCGGGTGGTCGAGGTGCGCCGGGACGTGCGGGCCTAGGTGTGCTGTCCCGGGACGTTGGTGACACGCGTGCTGGGTGCTTGAACAGGTGAGGGCCTTCTGGGTTCGGTGTGGATTGCGACATCTACCGCCGACCGCCAGGAGGCCCTCGTGTCCCACCGTAACGCCCCGCTGACGCCGACTGGGAGGCTGCGTCTGGCCCGGTGTGTCGTGGACGACGGCTGGCCGCTGCGCCGGGCCGCGGAACGCTTCCAGGTCAGCCACACCACAGCCGCACGCTGGGCCAGCCGCTACCGGCAGCTGGGCGAGGCGGGCATGCACGACCGCTCCAGCCGCCCGCACCATCAACCCCGCCGCACCCCGGCTGCCGTCGAGGCACAGGTTCTGCGGCTGCGGCGCGAGCACCGGATCGGCCCGCTGCGACTCGCCGCCCGCACCGGCATCGCCGCATCCACCGTCCACCGCATCCTCGTCCGCCACGGCCTGCCTGCCCTGGCCGCCTGCGACCGGGCCACCGGCGAACCCGTCCGCCGCTACGAACGCGCCCGGCCCGGCGAACTCATCCACATCGACGTCAAGAAGCTCGGCCGCATCCCAGAAGGCGGCGGGCACCGCACCCAGGGCCGTGCCGAAGGCCGACGCAACCGCACCGGAGTCGGCTACGCCTACCTGCACACCGCCCTGGACGACCACACCCGCCTCGCCTACACCGAAGACCTGCCCGACGAGACCGCCACCACCTGCGCCGGCTTCCTACGACGAGCAACTGCCTGGTTCGCCCGGCAAGGCGTCATCGTCGAGCGGGTCCTGACCGACAACGCCTGGGCCTACACCAAGAACACCTGGCGCCAGACTTGCCGCGACCTGGGCATCAGCCCCCGCTGGACCAGGCCCTGGCGGCCCCAGACCAATGGCAAGGTCGAACGCTTCCACCGCACCCTGCTCGACGAATGGGCCTACATCCGGCCCTACACCTCAGACACCGAACGACAAGCGGCGTTCCCCGACTGGCTGGACTGGTACAACTACCACCGACCCCACACCGGCATCGGCGGCCACCCACCAGCCAGCCGCGTCACCAACCTGTCCGAACAGCACACCTAGGGCCGGCGGCCCAGGGCGGCGGGCGCGCCCCCGGTGGCGCTCCAGTGGTACAGCGTCATCGCCACACTGGTGGCGAGGTTGTAGCTGGAGACCTGGGGGCGCATCGGCAGCCGCAGCAGGTGGTCTGCACGCGCGCGCAGCGATGCCGACAGCCCGCTGCGCTCCGACCCGAAGGCGAGCACGGCGTCGTCGGGCAGCTCGGTGCCGCGGATGTCCTCGCCCTCCGGGTCCAGCGCGAACAGCGGCCCGGGCGGCAGTTCGCCGACGTCCAGGCGCTCCACGGCGGTCGCGAAGTGCAGACCCGCGCCGCCGCGCACCACTGTGGGGTGCCAGGGGTCGAGGGTGCCGGTGGTGACCACCCCGGTCGCCCCGAACCCGGCGGCCAGCCGGATCACGGCGCCCGCGTTGCCCAGGTTGCGGGGGTTGTCGAGGACCACCACGGGGCTGGTGCGGGGCATCCGG
This Streptomyces misionensis DNA region includes the following protein-coding sequences:
- a CDS encoding 3-hydroxyacyl-CoA dehydrogenase — protein: MTALDLSSPVAVVGTGTMGQGIAQVALVAGHPVRLYDAVPGRAREAAVAIGARLDRLVDKGRLDAVARDAARARLEPAQALSELADCALVVEAVLERLDVKQQLFGELEDIVAEDCLLATNTSSLSVTAIGGALRHPGRFLGLHFFNPAPLLPLVEVVSGFATDVASATRAYETARAWGKTPVACADTPGFIVNRIARPFYAEAFAVYEAQAADPATIDAVLRESGGFRMGAFELTDLIGQDVNEAVTHSVWQSFFQDVRFTPSLAQRRLVESGRLGRKTGHGWYDHTEGAERPEPHTADKEQAPAHVVAEGRLGPAHELLDLIREAGIQVREEDEDNGTRLVLPSGGQLVLADGQTSVEFRDVVYFDLALDYRKATRIALAASQDTSPRTLAEATGLFQALGKDVSVIGDVPGMIVARTVARIIDLAHDALVKGVATKEDIDTAMRLGVNYPLGPFEWDDRLGHDFAYEVLDEMHDRDPSGRYAPSLALFRHSCAAERREDPS
- the paaN gene encoding phenylacetic acid degradation protein PaaN, which produces MAAELTAPELIAKHRPTLDQALEAIRTRAYWSPHPEHPKAYGEHGSLDAAAGKAAFDALLGSRLDLGQPGTDDWVGGEVSPYGIELGVSYPHADLDVLLPAMKAGQRAWRDAGPEVRAVVCLEILKRISDRTHEFAHAVMHTSGQAFMMAFQAGGPHAQDRGLEAVAYAYAEQVRTPGTAEWTKPQGKRDPLVLTKEFVPVPRGIGLVIGCNTFPTWNGFPGLFASLATGNAVLVKPHPRAVLPLALTVRIAREALAEAGFDANLVALAAERPGEGIAKTLATRPEIRIIDYTGSTSFGDWLETNARQAQVYTEKAGVNTVVVHSTDDYKGMLSNLAFSLSLYSGQMCTTPQNLLIPRDGIHTDQGPKTFDEVTADLARAVDGLLGDDARANGLLGAIVNPDVKARLEAAAGLGEVALASREITNPEFPDAVVRTPVIVKLDGAKPDAEAAYMSECFGPVSFAVAVDSAADAVELLRRTVREKGAMTVGAYTTDAEVERAVQEVCLEEAAQLSFNLTGGVFVNQTAAFSDFHGSGGNPAANAALCDGAFVANRFRVVEVRRDVRA
- a CDS encoding IS481 family transposase, encoding MSHRNAPLTPTGRLRLARCVVDDGWPLRRAAERFQVSHTTAARWASRYRQLGEAGMHDRSSRPHHQPRRTPAAVEAQVLRLRREHRIGPLRLAARTGIAASTVHRILVRHGLPALAACDRATGEPVRRYERARPGELIHIDVKKLGRIPEGGGHRTQGRAEGRRNRTGVGYAYLHTALDDHTRLAYTEDLPDETATTCAGFLRRATAWFARQGVIVERVLTDNAWAYTKNTWRQTCRDLGISPRWTRPWRPQTNGKVERFHRTLLDEWAYIRPYTSDTERQAAFPDWLDWYNYHRPHTGIGGHPPASRVTNLSEQHT
- a CDS encoding TrmH family RNA methyltransferase, encoding MTDPLIRWREHAASAVLLDGFHALKHALRFGAEVPVAVTTDRRAALDLAGELAEDVREIMGGLLTEVPERTYAALVPRPHPTGVAALAVRPSREAHLRTLARMPRTSPVVVLDNPRNLGNAGAVIRLAAGFGATGVVTTGTLDPWHPTVVRGGAGLHFATAVERLDVGELPPGPLFALDPEGEDIRGTELPDDAVLAFGSERSGLSASLRARADHLLRLPMRPQVSSYNLATSVAMTLYHWSATGGAPAALGRRP